A window of the Labeo rohita strain BAU-BD-2019 chromosome 1, IGBB_LRoh.1.0, whole genome shotgun sequence genome harbors these coding sequences:
- the ifi44b gene encoding interferon-induced protein 44-like: MVSTLRILLLGPVGAGKSSFFNSVNNVLQGRMTTRALADSESWRSFTMECKDFRLKKKDNSSYPFMFTDIKGIEPEERKGVHPEDIAKILLGHIKNGYRFHIDNPITEENPKYNATSSLNDRVHCLVAVLSADKISLMDQDVINQMRKVREKARKRRWKSVPADWEFL, translated from the exons ATGGTCAGCACTCTCAGAATTCTTCTGCTTGGACCAGTAGGTGCTGGAAAATCAAGCTTCTTCAACTCTGTGAATAATGTTCTCCAGGGCCGAATGACTACTAGAGCTCTGGCAGATTCAGAAAGTTGGAGAAGTTTCACTATGGAG TGCAAAGACTTCAGACTGAAGAAGAAAGACAATAGCTCCTATCCATTCATGTTTACTGACATTAAAGGAATAGAACCAGAAGAAAGGAAGGGTGTGCATCCTGAAGACATCGCCAAAATATTACTGGGCCACATCAAAAATGGATACAGA TTTCACATAGACAATCCGATCACTGAAGAAAACCCAAAGTATAATGCAACTAGCAGCCTAAATGACAGGGTTCACTGTCTGGTGGCTGTTCTTTCTGctgacaaaatatctttaatggATCAGGATGTCATTAACCAAATGAGAAAAGTTCGAGAAAAAGCACGAAAGAGAAG ATGGAAGAGTGTTCCAGCAGACTGGGAGTTCCTGTGA